From one Lolium rigidum isolate FL_2022 chromosome 4, APGP_CSIRO_Lrig_0.1, whole genome shotgun sequence genomic stretch:
- the LOC124649226 gene encoding ABC transporter G family member 11-like — protein MGPSGSGKSTMLDALAGRLAANAFLSGTVLLNGRKANLSFGAAAYVTQDDNLIGTLTVRETISYSARLRLPDNMPMEEKRALVEGTIVEMGLQDCADTVIGNWHLRGVSGGEKRRVSIALEILMRPRLLFLDEPTSGLDSASAFFVTQTLRGLARDGRTVIASIHQPSSEVFELFDRLFLLSGGKTVYFGQASEACEFFAQAGFPCPPLRNPSDHFLRCINADFDKVKATLKGSMKMRFEKPDDPLERTTTSEAIRRLISYYQRSQYYFVARQKVDEMARVKGTVLDAGGSQASFGMQAFTLTKRSFVNMSRDFGYYWLRLIIYIVVTVCIGSIYLNVGTKYSSILARGACASFIFGFVTFMSIGGFPSFVEDMKVFQRERMNGHYGVLAFVISNTLSAMPFLILITFLSGTLCYFMVHLHPGFTHYIFFVLCLYASVTVVESLMMAIASIIPNFLMGIIIGAGIQGIFMLVSGYFRLPHDIPKPFWRYPMSYISFHYWALQGQYQNDLVGLVFDNQDDELPKIPGEYILENVFQIDVSRSKWLDLSVLFSMIIIYRLLFFVMIKVSEDVTPWVRGYIARRRVQHKRRAAELAMVRTPSLRGYVVDAAELPADHP, from the exons ATGGGGCCCTCCGGCTCCGGCAAGTCCACGATGCTCGACGCCCTCGCGGGGCGCCTCGCCGCCAACGCCTTCCTCTCCGGCACCGTCCTCCTCAACGGCCGCAAGGCCAACCTCTCCTTCGGCGCCGCG GCCTATGTCACGCAAGATGACAACTTGATCGGCACACTGACGGTGAGGGAGACTATCTCATACTCGGCCCGCCTTCGCCTCCCTGACAACATGCCCATGGAAGAGAAGCGTGCCCTGGTCGAGGGCACCATTGTCGAGATGGGGCTCCAGGACTGCGCCGACACGGTCATCGGAAATTGGCACCTGAGGGGGGTCAGTGGTGGTGAGAAGAGGAGGGTCAGCATTGCCCTAGAGATACTGATGAGGCCTAGGCTGCTCTTCCTGGATGAGCCCACCAGTGGTCTTGACAG TGCTTCAGCTTTCTTCGTTACGCAGACGCTGCGTGGGCTGGCTAGGGACGGTCGAACTGTGATCGCTTCGATCCATCAGCCGAGCAGCGAGGTCTTCGAGCTTTTTGATCGACTGTTTCTCCTCTCAGGGGGCAAAACAGTGTACTTTGGGCAGGCTTCTGAGGCTTGTGAG TTCTTTGCCCAAGCAGGCTTCCCATGCCCACCGCTGCGCAATCCATCGGATCATTTCCTGCGCTGCATAAACGCAGACTTCGACAAGGTGAAGGCCACTCTGAAAGGATCTATGAAGATGAGA TTTGAGAAGCCTGACGATCCCCTCGAGCGAACCACAACTTCCGAGGCAATCAGAAGACTAATCAGCTACTACCAGCGCTCGCAGTACTATTTCGTGGCACGGCAGAAAGTTGATGAGATGGCACGGGTT AAAGGAACGGTCCTGGATGCAGGGGGGAGCCAAGCAAGCTTTGGGATGCAGGCCTTCACGCTCACGAAGCGATCGTTCGTCAACATGTCAAGGGACTTTGGGTACTACTGGTTGAGGCTTATCATCTACATTGTTGTCACAGTCTGTATTGGGAGTATCTACCTCAACGTCGGCACCAAATACAGCTCCATCCTG GCACGGGGCGCGTGCGCATCTTTCATCTTTGGCTTCGTCACGTTCATGTCCATCGGAGGGTTCCCGTCTTTCGTGGAAGACATGAAG GTGTTCCAGAGGGAGAGGATGAACGGGCACTACGGCGTGCTGGCGTTCGTGATCAGCAACACGCTGTCGGCGATGCCGTTCCTGATCCTCATCACGTTCCTGTCAGGGACGCTGTGCTACTTCATGGTGCACCTCCACCCGGGCTTCACCCACTACATCTTCTTCGTGCTGTGCCTCTACGCCAGCGTCACCGTCGTCGAGAGCCTGATGATGGCCATCGCCAGCATCATTCCCAACTTCCTCATGGGCATCATCATCGGCGCAGGGATACAG GGGATCTTCATGCTGGTATCAGGGTACTTCAGGCTCCCGCATGACATCCCAAAACCATTCTGGAGGTACCCCATGTCATACATCAGCTTCCACTACTGGGCACTTCAG GGGCAATACCAAAACGACCTGGTGGGGCTGGTGTTCGACAACCAGGACGACGAGCTGCCCAAGATCCCAGGGGAGTACATCCTGGAGAACGTGTTCCAGATCGACGTGAGCCGCTCCAAGTGGCTGGACCTCTCCGTGCTGTTCAGCATGATCATCATCTACCGCCTGCTCTTCTTCGTCATGATCAAGGTCAGTGAGGACGTGACGCCGTGGGTGCGCGGATACATCGCCAGGAGGAGGGTGCAGCACAAGCGAAGAGCGGCGGAGCTCGCGATGGTCCGGACGCCGTCACTCCGCGGCTATGTAGTCGACGCGGCCGAACTACCGGCGGATCATCCGTGA